One part of the Pandoraea faecigallinarum genome encodes these proteins:
- a CDS encoding porin, protein MMKTWHKVAGAAALGTAALASTAHAQSSVSFYGLADAYVGSVKNPGGNAATVQQGGGMTTSYWGLSGTEDLGGGNSALFVLESYFQPNNGTYGRFAGDSFFSRNAYVGLSNTRLGTFRLGRITTPMYLATIQFNPFNNSYTFSPMIFHTYKGLGTQGVVGDSAWNNAVAYTTPAYAGLAGTLLYATGNSATDHSAKKWAAALTYANGPFAAAVNYQYVNFSATPGDFGAQLPGVTGLTNQNTVQLGLSYDLRVVKFFAQYMLVASQAASGNFHANTGQLGASVPAGPGSVLASVAYTGSNGSGDNQRRTTWALGYDYPLSKRTDVYVAYKYDHMSDMSTGQTYGAGMRVRF, encoded by the coding sequence ATGATGAAAACCTGGCACAAGGTGGCTGGCGCTGCCGCATTGGGCACGGCCGCACTCGCAAGCACGGCACATGCGCAATCGAGCGTGAGCTTCTACGGTCTGGCAGACGCTTACGTGGGCTCCGTGAAAAACCCTGGCGGCAACGCGGCGACCGTACAGCAAGGCGGCGGCATGACGACTTCGTACTGGGGGCTGTCGGGCACCGAAGATCTCGGCGGCGGCAACAGCGCCCTGTTCGTCCTGGAGAGCTACTTCCAGCCGAACAACGGCACTTACGGACGCTTCGCCGGCGACAGCTTCTTCTCGCGCAATGCTTATGTCGGTCTGTCCAATACGCGCCTGGGCACGTTCCGTCTGGGTCGCATCACCACGCCGATGTACCTCGCGACGATCCAGTTCAACCCGTTCAACAACTCGTACACTTTCTCGCCGATGATCTTCCACACCTACAAGGGTCTGGGGACGCAAGGCGTGGTGGGCGATTCGGCATGGAACAACGCGGTCGCGTATACGACACCGGCCTACGCCGGCCTCGCAGGCACGCTGCTGTATGCCACCGGCAACAGCGCAACCGACCATAGCGCCAAGAAGTGGGCCGCCGCGCTGACGTACGCCAACGGCCCGTTCGCGGCGGCCGTGAACTATCAATACGTCAACTTCAGCGCGACGCCGGGCGACTTCGGTGCGCAACTGCCGGGCGTGACCGGACTGACGAACCAGAACACGGTGCAACTCGGTCTCTCGTACGACCTGCGCGTGGTGAAATTCTTCGCACAGTACATGCTCGTCGCCAGTCAGGCGGCCAGCGGCAACTTCCACGCCAATACGGGGCAGCTCGGCGCGTCGGTGCCGGCCGGTCCGGGCAGCGTGCTGGCATCGGTCGCGTACACCGGCTCGAACGGCTCGGGCGACAATCAGCGCCGTACCACGTGGGCGCTCGGCTACGACTATCCGCTCTCCAAGCGAACCGACGTCTATGTGGCCTACAAGTACGACCACATGAGCGACATGTCGACAGGGCAGACGTACGGCGCGGGCATGCGCGTGCGCTTCTAG
- a CDS encoding helix-turn-helix domain-containing protein, with amino-acid sequence MTRAATTSRAPRGARFNFRAIGERLRAYRLAAELRSEDVAEQLDISRAAIYKLERGEIVKIDTLERLAALLGVSLANLLGVEVEYHDSAVSYFERMRQLESRSERIVAHFDPISFLLTSEDYDVWLRHMLDESIPPTLADRHWENTIDRVLGILQERKSSFSRQRLAVTSLIGLRQIEQFLHHGLVGRLGLPPGVQLERKMAARREVARIVEFLEADTAGVQIGIVSDNMPNETFQIFEAQGEAYVAVSPFRLGELPNLRTGIATITTSPDGVGMYRAMIDRLWADSAKGKEGAALLGQLLARF; translated from the coding sequence TTGACTCGAGCTGCAACGACATCCCGGGCGCCGCGAGGTGCGCGCTTCAATTTCCGAGCCATTGGCGAGCGCTTGCGCGCCTATCGTCTGGCGGCGGAGTTACGCAGTGAGGATGTCGCGGAGCAACTCGATATCTCGCGCGCGGCGATTTACAAGCTGGAGCGCGGCGAGATCGTCAAGATCGACACGTTGGAGCGGCTTGCGGCGTTGCTTGGCGTGTCGCTGGCCAATCTGCTCGGCGTGGAAGTCGAATACCACGACTCGGCGGTGAGCTATTTCGAGCGCATGCGCCAGTTGGAAAGCCGTTCCGAGCGCATCGTCGCGCACTTCGACCCCATTTCGTTTCTGCTGACGTCGGAGGATTACGACGTCTGGCTTCGTCACATGCTCGACGAGAGCATTCCGCCGACGCTCGCCGACCGGCACTGGGAAAACACGATCGATCGCGTATTGGGGATCTTGCAGGAGCGAAAATCGAGCTTTTCGCGTCAGCGGCTCGCGGTAACGAGCCTGATCGGACTGCGGCAGATCGAACAGTTCCTGCATCACGGACTAGTCGGCCGTCTGGGACTGCCGCCGGGGGTGCAACTCGAACGCAAGATGGCGGCGCGGCGCGAAGTCGCGCGCATCGTGGAGTTTCTCGAGGCCGACACCGCCGGGGTGCAGATCGGTATCGTCAGCGACAACATGCCCAACGAGACGTTTCAGATTTTCGAAGCGCAGGGGGAAGCCTACGTCGCCGTCTCGCCGTTCCGGCTCGGCGAGTTGCCGAATCTGCGCACCGGTATCGCTACCATCACGACGTCGCCGGACGGCGTCGGCATGTATCGCGCGATGATCGACCGTCTGTGGGCCGACTCCGCGAAAGGCAAGGAAGGGGCCGCCTTGCTCGGCCAACTGCTCGCGCGCTTTTGA